The DNA window GGAAGAGGTCCCACGCGGTCAGCGCGAGCGCCCCTACGGCGATCCTGCGCGGGCCGGTCGTGACCGCCGCCGCCACCCCGTACGCGGCCAGCCCCATGCCGCCCCACGCCAGCGCGACCACGACGGGCACGCCGCCGAGCTGCGGCCACAGCAGGCCGGTGTAGCGGTACTCGCCGAACGGGAACCCGGTGCGCACGCCGACGGCCTCGGCCGCGTACCCGGCCAGGACCACCGCCGCGAACGCGGCCAGTGTCCGCCGCGCGCCCCAGCGGGCGGCGGCGAACCCGATCGCGCTGACCGCCAGCACCGCCACGACCATCCCGGTGAAGCGCACCGGCTCCGCGCTGATCCCGGAGGCGACCTGGAGCGCCACCATGGCCGCCAGCGCCGTCAGCCCGACCGCCTGTGCCGCCGTGGCCGCCCTGGTCGCGGGCGCCCGGGGCGGCGCCGGCGCGTGCGGGCTTCGCGTCTCACTCACACTTTTCCTTTCGGAAAGGCCGGGGCCGCCGGTTGCACCGGGCCGGCGGCAGGTAAATTGCCGGATGACAAATGATGCGAACGCATCAGTCGGCCTGATCTAGTAACCTCACCTACGGATCCACGGAGACATCTGCCTGTGTGTCCTGTTCCAGCTGTGATGATCACGCACGGGCCGATTCCCGGTGTGTGCGGAAGCTCGCGTCGGGTCATCGAAGGTGCTTGGCCAGACAATCTCGACGACGAGGGCGGACATGAGTGACACGACAGCCGGCGGGCCGGGCACGAGCACTCGCGCGGGCGCCGAGGTCGGGGAGTCCGAGCTGCGGCTGCTCCTCGCGGGCCTGACGGCGGTCAGGGACGGCGACTTCCGCACCAGGCTCCCCGAGGACGCCGACGGCCTGCTGGGCGAGATCGCCTCGGTCTTCAACGGCATGGTGGACCAGCTCTCGCTGTTCACCTCGGAGGTCACCCGCGTGGCCCGCGAGGTCGGCACCGAGGGGCGGCTCGGCGGCCAGGCCGACGTGCCGGCGGTGTCGGGCACCTGGAAGGACCTCACCGAGTCCGTCAACGCGATGGCGGGCAACCTCACCGACCAGGTGCGCAGCATCGCCCAGGTGACCACGGCGGTCGCCCGCGGCGACCTGTCGCAGAAGATCACCGTGGACGCCCGCGGCGAGATCCTTGAGCTGAAGAACACCGTCAACACGATGGTCGACCAGCTCTCGTCGTTCGCCGACGAGGTGACCAGGGTGGCCCGCGAGGTCGGCACGGAGGGCCAGCTCGGCGGCCAGGCCGACGTCAAGGGCGTGGCGGGCACCTGGCGCGACCTCACCGACTCGGTCAACTTCATGGCCGGCAACCTCACCGACCAGGTACGCAACATCTCCCAGGTCGCGACCGCCGTCGCCCGGGGCGACCTGTCGCAGCGCATCACGGTCTCGGCCCGCGGCGAGATCCTGGAGCTGAAGAACACCCTCAACACGATGGTCGACCAGCTCTCGTCGTTCGCCGACGAG is part of the Nonomuraea coxensis DSM 45129 genome and encodes:
- a CDS encoding carotenoid biosynthesis protein — translated: MSETRSPHAPAPPRAPATRAATAAQAVGLTALAAMVALQVASGISAEPVRFTGMVVAVLAVSAIGFAAARWGARRTLAAFAAVVLAGYAAEAVGVRTGFPFGEYRYTGLLWPQLGGVPVVVALAWGGMGLAAYGVAAAVTTGPRRIAVGALALTAWDLFLDPQMVGLGLWTWAEQGAYRGIPLTNFAGWLLVSALVMLLLERTLGGGPRPSRGLVGVYTTMAVMETIGFAAVFQPPDPLVAAAGGMSMGAFAALAWRRLWQK